One segment of Desulfosudis oleivorans Hxd3 DNA contains the following:
- a CDS encoding acyl-CoA dehydrogenase family protein, whose amino-acid sequence MLNLEFSESMTRLQQGVKTVARQVLRPISRKYDLLEHVYPKELDAFRGAPLFSRSKKKQGKERPPGDTKDPIGTNLAQILSVEAMSWGDCGMLMSFPNAGVGNAALVAVGTDDQVEKFGRLWIAFANTEPEAGSDAGAISTTAQLDGDSWVLNGEKIFVTCADRCDAVIVWATLDKSAGKSGIKPFMVEKQTPGLTMTRLENKCGLRASDTGTFVLNNCRIPKENLLGSAKIEQTTEGFKGVMKTFDMTRPMVAAMATGLAGAALDLVREKMEQNGIVLDYHGGPNAVSGMQKAFYRMEAHLEAMRQLTYRSAWMADNGQPNNLEASMAKAKAGRWATLIAQESCELLGPLGISTQELAEKWMRDVKIMDIFEGTGQIQHLIIARHILGLSSRELK is encoded by the coding sequence ATGCTCAACCTCGAGTTTTCAGAATCCATGACCAGGCTTCAGCAGGGCGTAAAGACGGTGGCCCGGCAGGTCCTGCGGCCCATATCCAGAAAGTATGACCTGCTTGAGCATGTTTATCCCAAAGAGCTTGACGCCTTTCGGGGAGCCCCGCTTTTTTCCCGGTCAAAGAAGAAACAGGGCAAAGAGCGCCCGCCCGGTGATACAAAAGACCCCATCGGTACCAACCTGGCCCAGATCCTTTCCGTGGAGGCCATGAGCTGGGGTGATTGCGGCATGTTGATGTCTTTTCCCAACGCCGGGGTGGGCAATGCCGCCCTGGTTGCCGTGGGCACGGATGACCAGGTGGAAAAGTTCGGCCGCCTGTGGATCGCCTTTGCCAACACCGAGCCGGAAGCCGGGTCCGACGCCGGTGCCATCAGTACCACTGCCCAGCTTGACGGCGACTCTTGGGTATTAAACGGTGAAAAGATTTTTGTGACCTGCGCCGACCGTTGCGACGCGGTGATTGTGTGGGCCACGCTGGACAAAAGCGCGGGCAAATCCGGCATCAAGCCTTTTATGGTGGAAAAGCAGACGCCCGGCCTGACCATGACCCGCCTGGAAAACAAGTGCGGGCTTCGGGCCTCGGACACCGGGACCTTTGTGCTGAACAACTGCCGTATCCCCAAAGAAAACCTTCTTGGCAGCGCGAAAATCGAGCAGACCACAGAGGGCTTTAAAGGCGTCATGAAAACCTTTGACATGACGCGGCCCATGGTGGCGGCCATGGCCACCGGGCTGGCCGGCGCGGCACTGGACCTGGTCCGGGAAAAGATGGAACAAAACGGCATCGTCCTGGATTACCACGGGGGGCCCAATGCCGTCAGCGGGATGCAGAAAGCGTTCTACCGAATGGAGGCCCACCTGGAAGCCATGCGTCAGCTCACTTACAGGTCTGCCTGGATGGCGGATAACGGCCAGCCCAACAACCTGGAGGCTTCCATGGCCAAAGCCAAGGCCGGCCGTTGGGCCACGCTCATCGCCCAGGAGAGTTGCGAGCTATTGGGTCCCCTGGGAATTTCCACGCAGGAGCTGGCGGAAAAATGGATGCGCGACGTCAAGATCATGGATATTTTTGAAGGCACGGGCCAGATTCAGCACCTGATTATCGCCCGCCATATTCTGGGCCTGTCCAGCCGCGAGCTGAAGTAG
- a CDS encoding helix-turn-helix domain-containing protein yields the protein MKKEPLKKSSEYSIEELFGNALKQIRKRKGFSQEELGLESGYHRTYISLLERGKKSPSLKTIFRLAETLQVKPSELIKLIEKDR from the coding sequence ATGAAAAAAGAGCCTCTAAAAAAATCATCAGAATATTCCATCGAAGAACTGTTCGGTAATGCTTTAAAGCAAATTCGAAAGCGGAAAGGTTTTTCTCAGGAAGAGCTTGGCCTGGAAAGCGGATATCATCGGACATACATAAGTTTGCTCGAACGTGGTAAAAAAAGCCCATCTCTGAAAACGATCTTTCGGTTAGCTGAAACACTTCAGGTGAAACCCTCCGAGCTTATAAAACTTATAGAAAAAGATCGTTAG
- a CDS encoding NAD(P)H-dependent flavin oxidoreductase, giving the protein MSKRVLRTRLCDLLGIEYPILSAGMGPTLIGEPNGAPVELVVAVSEAGGLGVLGGAGFNLEELQSAIREIKSLTDKPFGVDLLLPKNLPDGAGMTGEVPLARILQSLPGPYVEWYEKVRESLGLPESDLTVRSDTVTMHADEAIKICIEERVPLFCAGLGDPGFMVKDAHAVGMKVLGVVGNAKNAGRVAASGVDFVVAQGHEGGGHTGRVGTMALLPQAIDAAAPVPVIAAGGIGDGRGLAASLAMGCIGVWVGTRFLASREGGAMELCKQRILESTDEGTRVSTLYTGKTSRVNTCKFHEIWDGSGLPALPFPVQVVLASALIRGFVQAGKDEYVAGFAGQISGLIKEIKPARDILLEMVEEAADILSRKLKEDVVVQ; this is encoded by the coding sequence ATGAGCAAACGGGTGCTGCGAACCAGGCTGTGCGACCTTCTTGGTATTGAATATCCCATTCTCAGTGCGGGTATGGGGCCCACTTTGATCGGCGAGCCCAACGGCGCCCCGGTGGAACTGGTGGTGGCGGTTTCCGAGGCCGGGGGCCTGGGCGTGCTGGGCGGAGCCGGGTTCAATTTGGAAGAGCTGCAAAGTGCCATTCGGGAGATCAAGTCCCTTACGGACAAGCCCTTTGGCGTGGACCTGCTGCTGCCCAAGAACCTGCCGGACGGTGCGGGCATGACCGGCGAGGTTCCGCTGGCCCGTATTCTCCAGTCCCTTCCCGGCCCCTATGTGGAGTGGTATGAGAAGGTCAGGGAGTCCCTGGGCCTGCCGGAGTCGGACCTGACGGTCCGCTCAGACACGGTGACCATGCATGCCGACGAGGCCATCAAGATATGCATTGAGGAGCGGGTGCCGCTTTTCTGTGCGGGCCTGGGCGATCCCGGCTTCATGGTCAAGGACGCCCACGCCGTTGGCATGAAGGTGCTGGGCGTGGTGGGCAACGCGAAAAACGCCGGGCGGGTGGCTGCTTCCGGGGTGGATTTTGTTGTGGCCCAGGGCCATGAAGGCGGGGGCCACACCGGCCGGGTGGGCACCATGGCCCTGCTGCCCCAGGCCATCGACGCGGCGGCGCCGGTGCCGGTGATCGCCGCCGGCGGCATCGGCGACGGCCGGGGCCTGGCTGCCTCCCTGGCCATGGGCTGTATCGGCGTCTGGGTGGGAACCCGGTTTCTTGCGTCCAGAGAGGGCGGGGCCATGGAACTTTGCAAACAGCGCATTCTGGAGTCCACCGACGAGGGCACCCGTGTCAGCACCCTGTACACGGGAAAGACCTCCCGGGTGAACACCTGCAAGTTTCATGAAATCTGGGACGGGTCCGGCCTGCCTGCCCTGCCGTTTCCGGTCCAGGTGGTCCTGGCCTCGGCCCTGATCCGGGGCTTTGTCCAGGCGGGAAAAGATGAGTATGTGGCGGGCTTTGCCGGCCAGATCTCGGGGCTGATCAAAGAGATCAAGCCGGCCCGGGATATCCTCCTGGAGATGGTGGAAGAGGCGGCGGATATTCTTTCCAGAAAACTCAAAGAGGATGTCGTTGTTCAGTAA
- a CDS encoding 2-hydroxyacyl-CoA dehydratase subunit D, whose protein sequence is METPLQAMARMKAGPRPVIGCLPLYPPLELIHSMGLTPVVLWGLSDAVSGVPDADRHLQNYVCSVARRLAQFVIRDGKDLIDGLFFYNAGDTLRNLPEILREGRALAGASPLPMFRMHVPMTSPAQADSSGYLKQEIEALICSLEKQYGVTFSEDRFAESVFLYRRMRSLCLQLEQAVAEGRMGFADFCRTLMAANFLEVSEQIALLASTLDGLGSPPATDDESVRVVVSGILPSPSAFCEMMDQAGFVVAGNDLAFMHRSYAHAPETWADAADYYVKFYKSHFPCPTLLFSSDRRVDAIIDRVRQAGAKGFVFVGEKFCEYEYFDFPYLEKRLRDQGVAVLAVEISMDDNVGMETFRTRLEAFKEVIDGGGRNGDK, encoded by the coding sequence ATGGAAACACCGCTGCAAGCCATGGCACGAATGAAAGCCGGCCCCCGGCCGGTGATCGGGTGCCTGCCGCTCTATCCGCCGCTGGAGCTGATCCACAGCATGGGCCTGACCCCGGTGGTGCTCTGGGGGCTTTCCGATGCCGTGTCAGGCGTTCCGGACGCGGACCGGCATCTTCAGAACTATGTCTGTTCCGTGGCCCGCCGTCTGGCCCAGTTTGTGATCCGGGATGGAAAAGACCTGATCGACGGCCTCTTTTTTTACAACGCCGGGGACACCCTGAGAAACCTTCCGGAGATCCTGCGGGAGGGACGGGCACTGGCCGGGGCTTCGCCTTTGCCCATGTTCCGCATGCATGTGCCCATGACATCCCCGGCCCAGGCCGACAGCTCCGGCTACCTGAAACAGGAGATCGAAGCGCTCATTTGTTCTCTTGAAAAGCAGTACGGCGTAACCTTTTCCGAAGATCGGTTTGCCGAAAGCGTTTTTCTGTATCGCCGGATGCGAAGCCTGTGCCTGCAACTGGAACAGGCGGTGGCCGAAGGCCGGATGGGGTTTGCCGATTTTTGCCGCACCCTGATGGCCGCCAACTTTCTTGAGGTAAGCGAGCAGATCGCGCTGCTGGCATCGACGCTGGACGGGCTCGGGTCGCCGCCCGCCACGGACGATGAATCTGTTCGGGTGGTGGTCAGCGGGATTCTTCCGTCGCCGTCTGCTTTTTGTGAAATGATGGACCAGGCCGGTTTTGTGGTGGCGGGCAATGACCTGGCGTTCATGCACCGTTCTTACGCCCATGCGCCTGAAACGTGGGCCGACGCGGCGGACTATTATGTAAAGTTTTACAAGTCCCATTTCCCCTGCCCCACGCTGCTGTTTTCATCCGACCGAAGAGTGGATGCAATCATCGACAGGGTCCGGCAGGCCGGCGCGAAAGGCTTTGTCTTTGTGGGTGAAAAGTTCTGCGAGTATGAGTACTTTGATTTTCCGTATCTTGAAAAGCGGCTCAGGGACCAGGGCGTGGCCGTGCTGGCCGTGGAGATATCCATGGACGACAACGTCGGCATGGAGACCTTCAGGACCCGGCTGGAGGCGTTTAAAGAGGTGATCGACGGGGGAGGGCGCAATGGAGATAAATGA
- a CDS encoding DNA methyltransferase translates to MDPHKIPDVLAQDFFGKLFSTKYQLIPNLNDLYELELAFYEQQVLSDEELLRNSAYFARVCNNFTRHFLICTGDSLKLADHSSSRLKSFFERNLFRTGYSTHGLFPYRGKFHPQMIKGLINIMGLKPGDTVLDPMMGSGTVLVEASLMGINSIGIDASPFCRFMAQTKIDALTVPLSRAQKTLNNYKEVFNYFSERVGKPVAGIRACKRKSQKNVMSVMEPVAEYVIKEDRSRLTKQQKETSDTYNFLLLAYLDSVGYSERSSRRSPIEQFKAILERYLFVVEKIQKGLIDTGLELSATTAMEGDARDLPLDNKTVDGIIFSPPYSFAIDYLGNDAFHLNYLGVEMDNLRNSMIGLRGKKLSEKFELYREDMEQVLSECSRVLRPARLCTIIVGTNNNQLGKALGVDPNKVQGIHEILVQIGKKYGFRLIKMMSRPIIGISNTMRLEYIAILQRS, encoded by the coding sequence TTGGATCCGCATAAAATCCCCGACGTACTTGCACAAGACTTCTTTGGAAAACTATTCTCTACCAAATATCAACTCATACCTAACTTAAATGACCTCTACGAATTAGAACTTGCCTTCTACGAACAACAGGTGTTGTCTGACGAAGAGCTTCTTAGAAACAGCGCCTATTTTGCGCGTGTGTGTAACAATTTCACACGACACTTTCTCATATGCACCGGCGATTCACTGAAGTTAGCTGATCATTCTTCATCTAGGCTCAAATCCTTTTTCGAGAGGAATCTCTTCAGAACCGGCTACAGCACCCATGGTCTTTTTCCTTATCGCGGAAAATTTCATCCCCAGATGATAAAGGGGTTAATAAATATTATGGGACTGAAACCTGGAGATACGGTCTTGGACCCTATGATGGGTTCAGGCACGGTCTTGGTTGAGGCCTCTTTGATGGGGATAAATTCAATCGGCATTGATGCAAGCCCTTTTTGCAGGTTTATGGCTCAAACAAAAATAGATGCTCTAACAGTCCCTTTGAGTCGAGCCCAGAAAACTCTGAATAATTACAAAGAAGTGTTTAATTATTTTTCGGAACGTGTAGGAAAACCTGTGGCAGGAATCAGAGCCTGTAAAAGAAAATCACAAAAAAATGTGATGTCTGTCATGGAGCCTGTCGCAGAATATGTGATCAAGGAAGATCGTAGTCGTCTCACAAAACAGCAAAAAGAGACTTCAGACACATACAATTTCCTCTTATTGGCCTACTTAGACAGTGTGGGGTATTCTGAAAGAAGTAGCCGAAGGTCTCCCATTGAACAGTTCAAAGCGATATTGGAAAGATACCTATTTGTTGTCGAAAAAATTCAGAAGGGCTTAATCGACACGGGGTTGGAGCTGTCGGCAACAACGGCAATGGAGGGAGATGCAAGAGACCTACCACTTGATAACAAAACTGTCGATGGTATCATTTTTTCACCCCCTTATAGCTTTGCCATTGATTATCTGGGAAATGACGCCTTTCATCTCAACTACCTAGGCGTAGAAATGGACAACCTCAGGAATTCGATGATTGGTTTGAGGGGGAAAAAACTTTCAGAAAAATTTGAACTCTACCGAGAAGATATGGAACAAGTCCTTTCAGAATGTTCCCGAGTTTTACGTCCGGCAAGACTATGCACCATTATTGTTGGGACCAACAACAATCAACTCGGAAAAGCATTGGGGGTGGACCCGAACAAAGTCCAAGGAATACATGAAATACTGGTACAGATAGGCAAAAAATATGGTTTCCGACTTATCAAAATGATGAGCCGCCCTATTATAGGAATTTCAAATACTATGCGGCTCGAATATATTGCGATACTACAACGGAGTTAA
- a CDS encoding lipid-transfer protein gives MRKVNVIGVGMTPFSTPKAKIPYTDMAKQAAGDALKDAGVGYNDIQHAYTGWVYADSCAGQMALYDIGMTGIPVFNVNNNCSTGSNALFLARQAVATGVVECAMALGFEQMTPGALGVVFNDRPIPMQTFFIKLFEFQEPKPGAPPAAMLFGGAGVEYQQKYGISDEVFGKISVKARKHAQHNERAVFRDLLSLDEVMSSPHIFGPLTRYQCCPPTCGAAAAILCSDEFAKKHNISNPVYIAGQSMNTDFTSTFEARSAMNICGYEMSKAAANDVYEQAGLGPEDLDVVELHDCFTANELITYEALGLTPEGTAEKFIEDGDNTYGGKYVTNPSGGLLSKGHPLGATGLAQCAELTWQLRGQSGVRQVEGAKVALQHNIGLGGCCVVGMYRRD, from the coding sequence ATGAGAAAAGTAAACGTGATCGGCGTAGGCATGACCCCCTTTAGCACGCCCAAGGCTAAAATTCCTTATACGGACATGGCCAAGCAGGCGGCCGGCGATGCTTTAAAGGACGCGGGTGTGGGGTATAACGACATTCAGCACGCCTATACCGGGTGGGTTTATGCCGACAGCTGCGCCGGCCAGATGGCGCTGTATGATATCGGCATGACCGGCATTCCGGTGTTTAATGTCAACAACAACTGCTCCACCGGCTCCAACGCCCTTTTCCTGGCCCGCCAGGCCGTTGCCACCGGCGTGGTGGAGTGCGCCATGGCCCTGGGGTTTGAACAGATGACGCCCGGCGCTCTGGGCGTGGTGTTCAATGACCGGCCCATTCCCATGCAGACTTTTTTTATCAAGCTGTTTGAGTTCCAGGAGCCCAAGCCCGGTGCACCGCCGGCGGCCATGCTTTTTGGCGGGGCCGGTGTCGAATATCAGCAGAAATACGGTATATCGGATGAGGTCTTTGGCAAGATATCGGTCAAGGCCAGAAAACACGCCCAGCACAATGAACGGGCCGTGTTCCGTGATCTGTTGTCGCTGGACGAGGTCATGTCCTCGCCCCATATCTTCGGTCCCCTGACCCGGTATCAGTGCTGCCCGCCCACCTGCGGGGCCGCCGCCGCCATCCTGTGCTCCGACGAGTTTGCCAAAAAACACAATATCAGCAACCCGGTCTATATTGCCGGCCAGTCCATGAATACCGATTTTACCAGTACATTTGAAGCCAGAAGCGCCATGAACATCTGCGGTTACGAGATGAGCAAGGCGGCGGCCAACGATGTTTACGAGCAGGCCGGGCTGGGGCCTGAGGACCTGGACGTGGTGGAACTGCACGACTGCTTCACGGCCAATGAGCTGATCACTTATGAAGCCCTGGGCCTGACACCGGAGGGCACGGCGGAAAAATTCATCGAAGACGGGGACAACACTTACGGTGGTAAATATGTGACCAACCCGTCGGGCGGGCTGCTGTCCAAGGGCCATCCCCTGGGCGCAACGGGTCTTGCCCAGTGTGCTGAACTCACCTGGCAGCTTCGGGGCCAGAGCGGGGTCCGCCAGGTGGAGGGCGCCAAGGTGGCGTTGCAGCACAACATCGGCCTGGGAGGCTGCTGCGTGGTGGGTATGTACCGGCGGGACTAA
- a CDS encoding YMGG-like glycine zipper-containing protein, which yields MKKLILCLLVLVMTTACVAYKQQEVPFQPPAAFSNMQTVNNMELAAMAYADEKKAGQAFGFNILKAGLLPVQIVVDNKSTAAFQFNPGQTFLVDANGNYWNLLDQATAYDRLEKSSEYARIAKQAGKRSVLGAAGGAVVGAAIGILTGNNVGEAIGKGAAIGAAGGTIFGAAEEMDSSDAEQAIRRDLMNRQMENKIITPGTLARGFLFFPAEAASAGQLRLQVIDVETKASQNLFFDL from the coding sequence ATGAAAAAACTGATTCTCTGCCTGCTGGTGCTGGTCATGACCACGGCCTGTGTTGCCTACAAGCAACAGGAAGTCCCGTTTCAGCCCCCTGCGGCGTTTTCCAACATGCAGACCGTCAACAACATGGAGCTGGCCGCCATGGCCTACGCCGATGAAAAAAAGGCGGGCCAGGCCTTTGGGTTCAACATTCTCAAGGCCGGGCTTTTGCCGGTGCAGATCGTGGTGGACAATAAAAGCACGGCCGCCTTCCAGTTTAATCCGGGCCAGACCTTTCTGGTGGATGCCAACGGCAACTACTGGAACCTCCTGGACCAGGCAACGGCCTATGACCGGCTGGAGAAGAGCTCGGAATATGCCCGCATCGCCAAGCAGGCGGGCAAGCGGTCGGTGCTGGGCGCGGCCGGCGGCGCTGTGGTGGGAGCCGCCATCGGCATTCTGACGGGGAATAACGTGGGCGAAGCCATCGGAAAAGGCGCGGCCATCGGCGCGGCCGGCGGCACCATCTTCGGCGCGGCCGAAGAGATGGACAGCAGCGACGCCGAGCAGGCCATCAGAAGAGACCTTATGAACCGGCAGATGGAAAACAAGATCATCACCCCCGGCACCCTGGCCAGGGGATTTCTCTTCTTCCCGGCCGAGGCCGCATCCGCCGGCCAGCTGCGGCTTCAGGTCATCGACGTGGAAACCAAGGCATCCCAGAACCTGTTTTTTGATTTGTGA
- a CDS encoding PDDEXK family nuclease has protein sequence MKIIETELIINAGGFPQSKEWQNIHRDILNAIHSIEWPPGSGSFTLYDESGKKRGQGNGVKPIKEACMKKLQSSGWRLETPVDVATVRRPGPMDATIEVNGRLFCVEWETGNISSSHRAVNKMALGILKDILIGGVLILPTRKMYNYLTDRIGNFLELSPYFPLWKSLQVDEGLLAIIAIEHDGVSKDVERIPKGTDGRAII, from the coding sequence ATGAAAATTATTGAGACAGAACTGATTATAAACGCGGGGGGATTCCCTCAATCTAAGGAGTGGCAAAATATTCACAGGGACATTCTGAATGCAATCCACTCAATCGAATGGCCTCCAGGGTCAGGCTCATTTACTCTCTATGATGAGTCCGGGAAAAAAAGAGGGCAGGGTAATGGCGTAAAGCCTATAAAGGAAGCTTGCATGAAAAAGCTTCAGTCTTCAGGATGGAGACTGGAAACACCGGTTGATGTTGCAACAGTTCGAAGACCAGGTCCCATGGATGCCACCATTGAAGTTAACGGACGTCTTTTTTGTGTGGAATGGGAAACGGGGAATATTTCTTCCAGTCATCGCGCTGTTAATAAAATGGCTTTGGGTATTCTTAAGGACATACTGATTGGTGGTGTTTTAATATTACCGACCCGGAAGATGTACAATTACTTGACCGATCGTATAGGGAACTTCCTTGAATTGTCACCCTATTTCCCTCTATGGAAATCATTGCAAGTTGATGAGGGGCTGCTTGCCATTATAGCCATTGAGCATGATGGGGTCAGCAAGGATGTTGAAAGAATTCCAAAAGGTACTGATGGCCGAGCCATTATTTAA
- a CDS encoding 2-hydroxyacyl-CoA dehydratase subunit D: MEINEKTRAGKHLTELLVKTYTDIHTRAAAGAFVVWGAIIVPAEIFAGFDNVVFCAPESHAAVCAAKGVGAAQCLKAESLGYSMDLCSYARIDIGCFSDGCKESPTMGLPRPHLLISNTNNCSLLVKWFDVHRRDMDIPHFILDVPFCYGPQQEKDRDYILTQFGDLIQTVERLSGQTFDRDRFYEAAAHTASASMDWKRFMACAEHRPSGITVFDSFVQMAPFLIARGTPELAAHYKILADETEANVKAGIFPVPDEKYRLLWDNIAPWHQLRKMSTRLAGMGANIVAAPYTSCIGAVEGSYDLLSFDENDDPLWYLARVQNHSVCPMGMDLRLSSMGPVIEKLGIDGVVFASNRSCKVFSVMQMDEQRRVREQYDIPCVMIDVDHADVRKFSQENVYVRLEALLESIEAKRASAVSG; this comes from the coding sequence ATGGAGATAAATGAAAAAACCAGGGCCGGGAAGCATCTGACCGAACTGCTGGTAAAAACCTATACAGACATCCACACACGGGCTGCTGCCGGCGCTTTTGTGGTGTGGGGGGCCATCATTGTTCCGGCCGAGATTTTTGCGGGATTTGACAACGTGGTGTTCTGCGCGCCGGAAAGCCACGCGGCCGTGTGCGCGGCCAAGGGCGTGGGCGCGGCCCAGTGCCTGAAGGCCGAATCCCTGGGATATTCCATGGACCTCTGTTCTTACGCCCGCATTGACATCGGCTGTTTTTCCGACGGCTGCAAGGAATCCCCCACCATGGGCCTGCCCCGGCCCCACCTGCTGATTTCAAACACCAACAACTGTTCGCTGCTGGTCAAGTGGTTTGACGTGCACCGGCGCGACATGGACATTCCCCATTTCATCCTGGACGTGCCGTTCTGCTACGGGCCCCAGCAGGAAAAGGACCGGGACTATATTCTGACCCAGTTCGGCGACCTGATCCAGACAGTGGAGCGGCTCTCCGGCCAGACCTTTGACCGGGACCGGTTTTACGAGGCGGCGGCGCACACGGCCTCGGCCTCCATGGACTGGAAACGGTTTATGGCCTGCGCCGAACACCGGCCCTCGGGTATTACGGTGTTTGATTCCTTTGTGCAGATGGCGCCCTTTCTCATTGCCCGGGGAACCCCGGAACTGGCGGCCCATTATAAGATCCTGGCCGACGAGACCGAGGCCAACGTGAAAGCCGGCATTTTCCCGGTGCCGGACGAAAAATACCGGCTTCTGTGGGACAACATCGCGCCCTGGCACCAGCTTCGAAAAATGTCCACGCGGCTGGCCGGCATGGGGGCCAACATCGTGGCCGCCCCCTACACTTCCTGCATCGGGGCCGTTGAGGGAAGCTACGACCTGCTTTCTTTTGACGAAAATGATGATCCGTTGTGGTATCTGGCACGGGTTCAGAACCATTCGGTCTGCCCCATGGGTATGGACCTGCGGCTTTCGTCCATGGGCCCGGTGATCGAGAAGCTGGGCATCGACGGCGTGGTGTTTGCCAGCAACCGCAGCTGCAAGGTGTTTTCCGTCATGCAGATGGATGAGCAGCGCCGCGTCAGGGAACAATACGATATTCCGTGTGTGATGATCGACGTGGACCACGCGGATGTGCGCAAGTTCAGCCAGGAAAATGTTTATGTGCGGCTGGAGGCCCTGCTGGAGAGTATCGAGGCCAAACGGGCCTCGGCGGTGTCTGGTTAA
- a CDS encoding acyl-CoA dehydrogenase family protein, giving the protein MSYPDRNNPYTFNPYLEWRKKVDYYQADPFVQKMIRVFAGDEAEKVDAEAAAFSKKVSFRWRDLAERIATPDNRPYMMHYDGHKNRIDRIVRPYEIEVMEKEVFAEAWFSPKTSLWTRFIKLYLLSQNSEAGLVCPLICTWGMADLLEKYADTPETRHILEHTRDGINGEFAIGAQFVSEIQGGSDVPANLLEAVEEDGRWRLYGTKFFCSAAHADYSVVTAKPKGSEEVALFVIPMWLDGNREKEIRNGFTIDRLKWKMGTVELPTAEITFNGAAAYPVGPLNRGVANVVGIVLTCSRLALSIGSAGGMARGLREVEKYGEFRTAFGIALKDFPMMAAQYLTNAGCVRRTIAGNFKVYKAFIELPGGLSVGLDGGGLSVSSKADEPPELRKHRFDVRQLILLQKITVARDAIDLSRLGISAFGGHGVMEDFSSFPRMFRDGMVNELWEGPRNVLLTQLFMDFQKVRNWYPPNEFAGRILQGADETLVRGFAKELEEILETPHLFDMDEKTIAVCGQWDDFCERFFHAYQDLALAEVEAAG; this is encoded by the coding sequence ATGTCGTATCCGGACAGAAACAATCCCTATACATTTAATCCCTACCTGGAGTGGCGGAAAAAGGTTGATTATTACCAGGCAGACCCCTTCGTCCAGAAGATGATCAGGGTGTTTGCCGGGGACGAGGCGGAAAAGGTGGATGCCGAGGCCGCAGCCTTTTCCAAAAAGGTCTCCTTTCGCTGGCGGGACCTGGCCGAGAGAATCGCCACGCCGGACAACCGACCCTACATGATGCACTATGACGGCCACAAGAACCGCATCGACCGCATTGTCCGGCCCTATGAAATCGAGGTCATGGAAAAAGAGGTGTTTGCCGAGGCGTGGTTTTCCCCCAAAACCTCCCTCTGGACCCGGTTTATCAAGCTTTACCTGCTCAGCCAGAACTCCGAAGCCGGCCTGGTCTGCCCGTTGATCTGCACCTGGGGAATGGCGGACCTGCTGGAAAAATACGCGGACACGCCCGAGACCCGGCATATTCTTGAGCACACCCGGGACGGCATCAACGGCGAATTTGCCATCGGTGCCCAGTTTGTCTCCGAAATCCAGGGCGGGTCCGACGTGCCGGCCAACCTGCTGGAGGCGGTCGAAGAAGACGGCCGGTGGCGGCTTTACGGCACCAAGTTCTTCTGCTCCGCGGCCCATGCCGACTATTCGGTGGTCACGGCCAAGCCCAAAGGCTCGGAAGAAGTGGCCCTGTTTGTTATTCCCATGTGGCTTGACGGCAACAGGGAAAAGGAGATTCGCAACGGCTTCACCATTGACCGCCTCAAGTGGAAAATGGGCACGGTGGAGCTGCCCACGGCCGAGATCACTTTTAACGGAGCCGCGGCCTATCCGGTGGGGCCGCTGAACCGGGGCGTGGCCAATGTGGTGGGCATTGTGCTGACCTGCTCCCGCCTGGCCCTTTCCATTGGATCGGCCGGCGGCATGGCCCGGGGCCTGCGGGAAGTGGAAAAGTACGGCGAGTTCCGGACCGCTTTTGGTATCGCCTTAAAGGATTTTCCCATGATGGCGGCCCAGTACCTCACGAACGCCGGCTGTGTCCGGCGCACCATTGCCGGCAACTTCAAGGTGTATAAAGCCTTTATCGAGCTTCCCGGCGGCCTTTCCGTGGGCCTGGACGGAGGGGGCCTGTCGGTCAGTTCAAAGGCGGATGAACCGCCGGAGCTTCGAAAACACCGCTTTGACGTCCGGCAATTGATCCTTTTGCAGAAAATCACCGTGGCCAGGGATGCCATCGATCTTTCCCGACTGGGCATCAGCGCCTTTGGCGGCCACGGCGTGATGGAGGATTTTTCCAGCTTTCCCCGCATGTTCCGTGACGGCATGGTCAACGAACTGTGGGAGGGGCCGCGCAACGTGCTTTTGACCCAGCTCTTTATGGACTTTCAGAAGGTCCGTAACTGGTATCCGCCGAACGAGTTTGCGGGCCGAATCCTGCAAGGGGCGGATGAAACCCTGGTCCGGGGCTTTGCAAAGGAGCTGGAAGAGATCCTGGAAACGCCCCACCTGTTTGACATGGATGAAAAGACCATTGCCGTTTGCGGCCAGTGGGACGACTTCTGCGAGCGGTTCTTTCACGCCTACCAGGATCTGGCGCTGGCAGAGGTGGAAGCTGCCGGATAA